In Vigna unguiculata cultivar IT97K-499-35 chromosome 3, ASM411807v1, whole genome shotgun sequence, a single genomic region encodes these proteins:
- the LOC114178792 gene encoding uncharacterized protein LOC114178792, with translation MGFTFTTMTLNLLLLIAMVATNILSLYHLSSTLQSPKSPKPPPPVPDQLIHQLHTIRATINHLTRLQNSNPSKKSTIPSDLLLYSHLSPIASSCHNHPELLHKYMTYTPFSLCPSDSDLAESLILRGCHPLPRRRCFSQTPQKPTPSLPDNAVVWDHYTCKSFDCLNRQNPNLGFEPSRDVSKFNSYKSDLDLPINQLFQIAKAAKSVLRLGLDVGGGTGSFAAAMKLRNVTVVTTTMNVAAPNSEAVALRGLVPLHVPLQQRLPLFDGVVDLVRCGRAVNRWIPATVLEFLLFDADRVLRGGGYLWVDHFFSKRVDLEKVYAPLIGKLGYKKVKWATGNKTDASGVKNGEVFLTALLQKPVSR, from the exons ATGGGTTTCACCTTCACCACCATGACCCTGAACTTGCTCCTCCTCATAGCTATGGTGGCCACCAACATTCTCTCCCTCTACCACCTCTCCTCCACCCTCCAATCCCCCAAATCCCCCAAACCACCCCCACCTGTCCCAGACCAACTCATCCACCAGCTCCACACCATACGCGCCACCATCAACCACCTCACGCGCCTCCAGAATTCTAACCCCTCCAAAAAATCAACCATCCCCTCAGATCTACTCCTCTACTCACACCTCTCCCCAATTGCTTCATCATGCCACAACCACCCCGAACTCCTCCATAAATACATGACCTACACCCCCTTCTCTCTCTGCCCCTCCGATTCCGACCTCGCCGAATCCCTAATCCTCCGCGGATGCCACCCTCTCCCCCGCCGCCGCTGCTTCTCCCAAACGCCACAGAAACCCA CCCCCTCCCTCCCCGACAACGCCGTCGTTTGGGACCACTACACCTGCAAATCCTTCGATTGCCTCAACAGGCAAAACCCTAACCTCGGCTTCGAACCCTCACGCGACGTTTCCAAGTTCAACTCTTACAAGAGCGACTTGGATCTCCCGATTAACCAGCTGTTTCAGATCGCCAAGGCGGCGAAATCGGTGCTCCGGCTCGGCCTCGATGTCGGCGGTGGCACCGGGTCGTTCGCGGCCGCGATGAAGCTCCGCAACGTGACGGTGGTGACCACTACGATGAACGTGGCGGCGCCGAACAGCGAGGCCGTGGCGCTGCGGGGGCTGGTGCCGCTGCACGTGCCGCTTCAACAGCGGCTGCCGCTGTTCGATGGAGTGGTGGATCTGGTGCGGTGCGGGCGCGCCGTGAACCGGTGGATCCCGGCGACGGTGTTGGAGTTTCTTCTGTTTGATGCTGATAGGGTGCTCAGGGGTGGAGGGTACCTTTGGGTGGACCACTTTTTCAGCAAACGGGTGGATCTTGAGAAGGTTTATGCGCCATTGATTGGGAAATTGGGTTACAAGAAGGTGAAGTGGGCGACGGGGAACAAGACCGACGCTAGTGGCGTCAAAAATGGTGAAGTTTTCTTGACAGCGTTGCTGCAGAAGCCTGTGTCCAGATGA
- the LOC114178586 gene encoding 26S proteasome non-ATPase regulatory subunit 8 homolog A yields the protein MDPKLTEVSQLFDRFKASFLRNDYDNCSNLLSQLKVLLTGFRSLPPLFADTPNAVHELTIARDIYEHAVVLSVKTEDQDAFERDFFQLKPYYTDACNRLPPSPQEYPILGLNLLRLLVQNRIAEFHTELELLSSAALENPCIKHAVELEQSFMEGAYNRVLSARQTVPHDTYVYFMDLLAKTVRDEIAGCSEKAYDYLSIKDAKQMLLFSSDQELLEYITEEHPEWEIKNGSVYFQKAKESAPCKEIPSLQLINQTLSYARELERIV from the exons ATGGATCCCAAGCTAACCGAGGTTTCTCAGCTCTTCGATCGCTTCAAGGCTTCGTTTCTCAGGAACGACTACGACAACTGTTCCAATCTCCTTTCTCAACTAAAG GTGTTACTGACAGGGTTTAGAAGCCTTCCACCATTGTTTGCAGATACTCCTAATGCTGTTCATGAGTTAACAATAGCAA GGGATATATACGAGCATGCCGTTGTCCTTAGTGTGAAAACTGAGGATCAAGATGCCTTTGAGAGGGATTTCTTCCAGTTGAAACCTTATTATACAGATGCCTG CAATCGGCTTCCACCATCACCTCAGGAGTACCCAATACTGGGTCTCAACCTGTTGAGACTACTTGTGCAGAATAGGATTGCTGAATTCCATACTGAGTTGGAATTACTTTCTTCTGCTGCTCTAGAGAATCCTTGCATTAAGCATGCCGTGGAGTTGGAACAATCTTTTATGGAAGGAGCATATAATCGTGTCTTGAGTGCTAGACAGACAGTGCCACATGATACATACGTTTATTTCATGGATCTCTTGGCAAAGACTGTCAG AGATGAAATAGCAGGTTGTAGTGAGAAAGCATATGACTATCTTTCAATTAAGGATGCGAAGCAAATGTTATTGTTCTCATCTGATCAGGAACTCCTGGAATATATTACAGAG GAACATCCTGAGTGGGAGATAAAGAATGGTAGTGTCTATTTCCAGAAGGCAAAAGAATCTGCTCCGTGCAAAGAGATACCCTCTCTGCAGCTCATCAACCAGACACTTAGTTATGCTAGGGAGTTGGAGAGGATTGTCTGA
- the LOC114176785 gene encoding DNA-binding protein DDB_G0278111, whose translation MADPELEAIRQRRMQELMGRRGVGNQQNPEQEKAQDDAKREAEERRQMMLSQILSAEARERLARIALVKPEKARGVEDVILRAAQMGQITEKVSEERLISLLEQINTQTARQTKVTIQRRRSVLEDDD comes from the exons ATG GCTGATCCTGAGTTGGAAGCAATCAGACAGAGAAGGATGCAGGAGCTTATGGGTCGCCGAGGCGTG GGAAATCAACAGAACCCTGAACAGGAGAAGGCTCAGGATGATGCAAAGAG gGAGGCTGAGGAACGAAGACAGATGATGCTTAGTCAGATATTGTCTGCTGAAGCGCGAGAAAGGC TTGCTCGAATTGCTTTGGTGAAACCTGAGAAAGCAAGGGGTGTTGAAGATGTTATACTTAGAGCTGCTCAAATGGGTCAGATAACTGAAAAA GTTTCTGAGGAAAGGCTCATATCACTGCTGGAGCAGATAAACACTCAAACTGCAAGGCAGACAAAAGTTACA ATACAGAGGCGTCGAAGTGTTCTCGAGGATGATGATTAA